One genomic segment of Centropristis striata isolate RG_2023a ecotype Rhode Island chromosome 11, C.striata_1.0, whole genome shotgun sequence includes these proteins:
- the mylk4a gene encoding myosin light chain kinase 3, producing MSTLVTNMAGDGKSFDIIQNRIESLSSKMDKLINIQEKVLNRLDGMSQDIDDIEKDMENLKVDNEEIHFPPKMVNQTQLVGREVREICHEMSTIMSVVNQRSEQQAQKLEGMEKLVLSMQQVISFIGETVKSSRVMELMFKGPAARKGSKSKDNKGKQASKGKSSTDTINKKLDKKSTSNKTSKGNQEITPACQPSSPQTSHKIKLHGPKHFLASRKCGYFLKDHKGKDGTDKPPLSPKGVKAQKKMKPPDTAENISLKKQVLLLEEVQKLNRENSEKSGHLLTPGNLDLEARVSPEDQQPDTSACNLVDYLREDTQVAAEEKHEVVSEEEGGEQVHEAEAAVKEKEPKPDVEDVLKEEEKLQEEKKEEVPAPEEEADKASELTAAKEEKIEPTATSDDNKDASLSPEAEQDPMSQFDCMKHFIVERRRSEVVVVEEANDEEGKEEDQQGWAVFKADGIEFQLDLKQRVERERKEKDAGKNAEEEEDEDAERYHIDTTAPPAAPFNHRIVSAKPNQIINFYTINWQEVLGGGRFGQVHKCVENSSGLTLAAKVIKARSLKEKEVVKNEIQVMNNLDHANLIQLYAAYESRNDIILVLEYVGGGELFDRIIDENYTLMELDAVVFIRQICDGLQHMHKMYILHLDLKPENILCVSRVTNKIKIIDFGLARVYKPREKLRVNFGTPEFLAPEVINYDFVSFNTDMWSLGVITYMLLSGLCPFLGDDDNETLNNILACKWNFEEQEFMDTSEEAKDFIRKLFIMNKSWRMGASEALRHPWLADAVLHHRLYTKKTMCRSRRSSCVPTTDS from the exons ATGAGTACCTTGGTGACGAACATGGCAGGAGACGGCAAGAGCTTTGACATCATCCAAAATCGGATTGAGTCACTTAGCAGCAAGATGGACAAACTCATCAACATTCAAGAAAAGGTCCTTAACCGACTGGATGGGATGTCTCAGGACATTGACGACATTGAAAAGGATATGGAGAATCTGAAGGTTGACAATGAGGAGATCCATTTTCCGCCCAAGATGGTGAACCAGACCCAGCTGGTGGGGCGAGAGGTGAGGGAGATATGCCACGAGATGAGCACCATCATGTCGGTGGTGAACCAACGGTCCGAGCAGCAGGCTCAGAAGCTGGAAGGGATGGAAAAGCTGGTCCTCAGCATGCAGCAGGTGATCAGCTTCATTGGGGAGACGGTGAAGAGTTCCAGGGTTATGGAGCTGATGTTTAAAGGCCCTGCGGCTCGGAAGGGATCCAAATCCAAAGACAATAAAGGCAAGCAAGCCAGTAAGGGGAAATCATCTacagacacaataaacaagaaGCTTGACAAG aaaTCTACCTCTAATAAAACCAGTAAAGGGAATCAAGAGATAACTCCTGCATGTCAGCCCAGTTCTCCACAGACCTCTCACAAGATAAAGCTCCATGGACCAAAGCATTTCCTCGCCTCTCGCAAATGTGGATACTTT TTGAAGGACCACAAAGGTAAAGATGGGACGGACAAGCCCCCTTTGAGCCCTAAGGGTGTGAAAGCTCAAAAGAAGATGAAGCCCCCAGACACAGCAG AAAATATTTCCCTGAAGAAGCAGGTGTTACTTCTTGAAGAGGTGCAGAAGCTCAACAGAGAGAATTCAGAGAAATCAGGTCACCTGCTAACGCCTGGCAATCTGGATCTGGAGGCCAGAGTTTCCCCCGAAGATCAACAACCCGACACTTCTGCTTGTAACCTGGTGGACTACCTGCGTGAAGACACCCAAGTGGCTGCGGAAGAGAAACACGAGGTAGTTAGTGAGGAGGAAGGTGGGGAACAGGTGCATGAAGCAGAGGCAGCGGTTAAGGAGAAGGAACCGAAGCCAGATGTGGAGGATGTAttgaaagaggaagaaaagcttcaagaggagaagaaggaagagGTTCCTGCTCCTGAAGAAGAAGCAGACAAAGCTTCAGAGCTGACTGCTGCCAAAGAGGAGAAAATAGAGCCGACTGCTACAAG CGATGACAACAAGGACGCCTCCCTATCTCCAGAAGCCGAGCAGGACCCAATGTCACAATTCGACTGCATGAAACACTTTATAGTGGAGAGACGCAGGAgcgaggtggtggtggtggaggaggccAACGACGAGGAGGGGAAGGAAGAGGACCAACAGGGCTGGGCCGTCTTCAAGGCAGATGGAATTGAATTCCAGTTAGACCTTAAACAAAgggtggagagagaaagaaaagaaaaggatgcAGGAAAGAatgcagaagaggaggaggatgaagatgcAGAGCGGTACCATATAG aCACCACTGCTCCTCCAGCGGCTCCTTTTAATCACCGCATTGTTTCTGCCAAGCCCAACCAGATCATCAACTTCTACACCATCAACTGGCAGGAGGTCCTCGGCGG GGGTCGTTTTGGCCAGGTGCACAAATGTGTGGAAAACTCCTCCGGTCTCACGTTGGCAGCGAAGGTCATCAAAGCCAGGAGCCTGAAAGAAAAG GAGGTGGTGAAGAATGAGATCCAGGTCATGAATAATCTGGACCATGCCAACCTGATCCAGCTCTATGCAGCTTATGAGTCAAGGAATGACATCATCCTTGTACTTGAATA TGTTGGTGGAGGGGAGCTGTTTGACAGGATCATTGATGAAAACTACACCTTAATGGAGCTGGACGCTGTCGTGTTCATCAGGCAGATCTGTGATGGCCTGCAGCACATGCACAAAATGTACATCCTACACTTGGACTTAAAG CCAGAAAACATTCTGTGTGTGAGCAGAGTCACGAATAAGATCAAAATCATTGACTTCGGCCTTGCGAGGGT ATATAAACCACGCGAGAAACTGCGAGTGAACTTTGGGACTCCCGAGTTTCTCGCTCCTGAGGTCATCAACTACGACTTTGTGTCATTCAACACAGACATGTGGAGCCTCGGTGTCATCACCTACATGCT TCTGAGCGGCCTGTGTCCCTTCCTCGGTGACGATGACAACGAGACTCTGAACAACATTTTGGCCTGTAAGTGGAACTTTGAGGAGCAAGAGTTTATGGATACGTCTGAAGAAGCCAAAGACTTCATCAGGAAACTCttcattatgaataaaag TTGGAGGATGGGGGCATCTGAAGCACTAAGACATCCTTGGCTGGCTGACGCAGTCCTTCATCATCGCCTTTATACAAAG aaaactaTGTGCAGATCACGGCGATCATCGTGTGTGCCCACAACTGACAGTTGA
- the wrnip1 gene encoding ATPase WRNIP1 isoform X1 has translation MANGMASTALDAVQCPVCLKDFTPATINAHLDVCLLKSVTESSPPSGDDSEPPMKKSRISAEAEPPCHGVNNTAAATSSSSSSTSSSTSPVAAAAPSSSVFSLFQTNKSKVSAPSERSRFLSSKQTAVNKGVKRAFLGEAEPESAAGPTSDLRTQQPPAQNRHTLSPKTLLSTNKPLAEMLRPNTLEEYFGQNKVVGQQTLLRSLLDSQEIPSLILWGPPGCGKTTLAHIIASSSKKKGTARFVTLSATSACTNDVREVIKQSQNELRLCKRKTILFIDEIHRFNKSQQDTFLPHVECGTVTLIGATTENPSFQVNAALLSRCRVLVLEKLSVEAMGSILDRAVATLGIRVLGRDATNPKDEDQSDGLEPKISIEQTALETIAFLCDGDARTGLNSLQLAVQAQVSSARPDPSREDGSQEILVTEQHVKEGLQRSHILYDKAGEEHYNCISALHKSMRGSDENASLYWLGRMLEGGEDPLYVARRLVRFASEDVGMADPSALPQAVSAFQACHFIGMPECEVILAQCAVYMARAPKSVDIYNAYANVKTCLRNHKGPLPSVPLHLRNAPTKLMKQLGYAKGYKYNPAFSGTVEQDYLPDALQGINFFTWTPADP, from the exons ATGGCGAACGGGATGGCGTCCACAGCGCTGGACGCGGTGCAGTGTCCCGTTTGTCTTAAAGACTTCACGCCGGCCACCATTAACGCACACCTCGACGTGTGTCTGCTGAAAAGCGTCACCGAAAGCAGCCCGCCGTCAGGAGACGACAGCGAGCCTCCCATGAAAAAATCTCGCATAAGCGCGGAGGCTGAGCCTCCCTGCCACGGGGTCAACAACACTGCTGcggccacctcctcctcctcctcctccacttcctcctccacctcccccgTGGCCGCTGCGGCTCCTTCATCTTCggtattttctctgtttcagaCCAACAAGAGTAAAGTTTCAGCTCCGAGTGAACGGAGCAGGTTTTTATCAAGTAAACAAACTGCTGTCAACAAGGGAGTTAAACGTGCTTTCCTGGGCGAGGCGGAGCCGGAATCAGCAGCAGGTCCAACTAGTGACCTGAGGACCCAGCAGCCCCCTGCACAGAACAGACACACTTTATCACCAAAGACACTGCTGTCCACCAACAAGCCTTTAGCGGAGATGCTGAGACCAAACACACTGGAGGAATACTTCGGTCAAAATAAAGTTGTGGGCCAGCAAACACTCCTCCGCTCTCTTCTGGACTCGCAGGAAATCCCGTCTCTGATCCTGTGGGGACCACCAGGGTGCGGAAAG ACCACTCTGGCTCACATAATTGCCAGCAGCAGTAAAAAGAAAGGAACCGCTCGCTTTGTCACTCTGTCCGCCACCAGTGCGTGCACCAATGACGTGCGGGAGGTGATCAAGCAGTCGCAGAATGAGCTGCGGCTGTGCAAGAGGAAGACCATCCTGTTCATTGATGAAATTCATCGCTTCAACAAATCCCAACAG GACACCTTCCTTCCTCACGTGGAGTGCGGAACGGTGACTCTGATCGGGGCTACAACAGAAAATCCGTCCTTCCAGGTGAATGCTGCCCTACTGAGCAGGTGCAGGGTGCTGGTTCTGGAGAAGCTCTCTGTGGAGGCGATGGGCTCGATCCTGGACAGGGCTGTGGCCACTCTGGGGATCAGAGTCCTGGGACGAGATGCAACAAATCCCAAAGATGAAGACCAATCAGACGGACTTGA GCCAAAGATTTCCATTGAACAAACAGCTCTGGAAACCATCGCCTTCCTTTGTGATGGTGACGCGAGAACAGGACTCAACAGTCTGCAGCTGGCTGTTCAGGCTCAGGTGAGCTCGGCCCGGCCCGACCCATCCAGAGAAGATGGTTCTCAGGAAATACTGGTGACGGAGCAGCACGTCAAGGAAGGACTTCAGAGGTCCCATATTCTTTATGACAAAGCTG GTGAAGAGCATTATAACTGTATCTCAGCGCTCCATAAGTCGATGAGAGGCTCCGATGAGAATGCATCTCTGTACTGGCTCGGCCGCATGCTGGAGGGCGGAGAGGATCCTCTCTATGTGGCTCGCAGACTGGTTCGCTTTGCCAGCGAGGATGTGG GTATGGCGGACCCCTCCGCTCTCCCTCAGGCCGTGTCAGCCTTCCAAGCCTGCCACTTCATCGGGATGCCTGAATGTGAG GTGATCCTGGCTCAGTGTGCAGTCTACATGGCACGAGCCCCCAAGTCTGTGGATATCTACAACGCCTATGCTAATGTGAAGACCTGTTTGAGGAACCACAAAGGCCCTCTCCCTTCTGTCCCCCTGCACCTTCGCAACGCTCCCACCAAGCTGATGAAACAGCTGGGCTACGCTAAAGGCTACAAATACAACCCTGCCTTCAGCGGCACCGTGGAGCAGGACTACTTACCTGACGCGCTGCAGGGGATCAACTTCTTCACCTGGACACCTGCAGACCCCTAA
- the wrnip1 gene encoding ATPase WRNIP1 isoform X2, whose protein sequence is MANGMASTALDAVQCPVCLKDFTPATINAHLDVCLLKSVTESSPPSGDDSEPPMKKSRISAEAEPPCHGVNNTAAATSSSSSSTSSSTSPVAAAAPSSSVFSLFQTNKSKVSAPSERSRFLSSKQTAVNKGVKRAFLGEAEPESAAGPTSDLRTQQPPAQNRHTLSPKTLLSTNKPLAEMLRPNTLEEYFGQNKVVGQQTLLRSLLDSQEIPSLILWGPPGCGKTTLAHIIASSSKKKGTARFVTLSATSACTNDVREVIKQSQNELRLCKRKTILFIDEIHRFNKSQQDTFLPHVECGTVTLIGATTENPSFQVNAALLSRCRVLVLEKLSVEAMGSILDRAVATLGIRVLGRDATNPKDEDQSDGLEPKISIEQTALETIAFLCDGDARTGLNSLQLAVQAQVSSARPDPSREDGSQEILVTEQHVKEGLQRSHILYDKAGEEHYNCISALHKSMRGSDENASLYWLGRMLEGGEDPLYVARRLVRFASEDVGMADPSALPQAVSAFQACHFIGMPECDPGSVCSLHGTSPQVCGYLQRLC, encoded by the exons ATGGCGAACGGGATGGCGTCCACAGCGCTGGACGCGGTGCAGTGTCCCGTTTGTCTTAAAGACTTCACGCCGGCCACCATTAACGCACACCTCGACGTGTGTCTGCTGAAAAGCGTCACCGAAAGCAGCCCGCCGTCAGGAGACGACAGCGAGCCTCCCATGAAAAAATCTCGCATAAGCGCGGAGGCTGAGCCTCCCTGCCACGGGGTCAACAACACTGCTGcggccacctcctcctcctcctcctccacttcctcctccacctcccccgTGGCCGCTGCGGCTCCTTCATCTTCggtattttctctgtttcagaCCAACAAGAGTAAAGTTTCAGCTCCGAGTGAACGGAGCAGGTTTTTATCAAGTAAACAAACTGCTGTCAACAAGGGAGTTAAACGTGCTTTCCTGGGCGAGGCGGAGCCGGAATCAGCAGCAGGTCCAACTAGTGACCTGAGGACCCAGCAGCCCCCTGCACAGAACAGACACACTTTATCACCAAAGACACTGCTGTCCACCAACAAGCCTTTAGCGGAGATGCTGAGACCAAACACACTGGAGGAATACTTCGGTCAAAATAAAGTTGTGGGCCAGCAAACACTCCTCCGCTCTCTTCTGGACTCGCAGGAAATCCCGTCTCTGATCCTGTGGGGACCACCAGGGTGCGGAAAG ACCACTCTGGCTCACATAATTGCCAGCAGCAGTAAAAAGAAAGGAACCGCTCGCTTTGTCACTCTGTCCGCCACCAGTGCGTGCACCAATGACGTGCGGGAGGTGATCAAGCAGTCGCAGAATGAGCTGCGGCTGTGCAAGAGGAAGACCATCCTGTTCATTGATGAAATTCATCGCTTCAACAAATCCCAACAG GACACCTTCCTTCCTCACGTGGAGTGCGGAACGGTGACTCTGATCGGGGCTACAACAGAAAATCCGTCCTTCCAGGTGAATGCTGCCCTACTGAGCAGGTGCAGGGTGCTGGTTCTGGAGAAGCTCTCTGTGGAGGCGATGGGCTCGATCCTGGACAGGGCTGTGGCCACTCTGGGGATCAGAGTCCTGGGACGAGATGCAACAAATCCCAAAGATGAAGACCAATCAGACGGACTTGA GCCAAAGATTTCCATTGAACAAACAGCTCTGGAAACCATCGCCTTCCTTTGTGATGGTGACGCGAGAACAGGACTCAACAGTCTGCAGCTGGCTGTTCAGGCTCAGGTGAGCTCGGCCCGGCCCGACCCATCCAGAGAAGATGGTTCTCAGGAAATACTGGTGACGGAGCAGCACGTCAAGGAAGGACTTCAGAGGTCCCATATTCTTTATGACAAAGCTG GTGAAGAGCATTATAACTGTATCTCAGCGCTCCATAAGTCGATGAGAGGCTCCGATGAGAATGCATCTCTGTACTGGCTCGGCCGCATGCTGGAGGGCGGAGAGGATCCTCTCTATGTGGCTCGCAGACTGGTTCGCTTTGCCAGCGAGGATGTGG GTATGGCGGACCCCTCCGCTCTCCCTCAGGCCGTGTCAGCCTTCCAAGCCTGCCACTTCATCGGGATGCCTGAAT GTGATCCTGGCTCAGTGTGCAGTCTACATGGCACGAGCCCCCAAGTCTGTGGATATCTACAACGCCTATGCTAA